One genomic window of Cercospora beticola chromosome 5, complete sequence includes the following:
- a CDS encoding uncharacterized protein (MEROPS:MER0016549), with the protein MALATLALLGGLAAAQFPPKPEGVKTLQSKHHPGVKLSYKEPGLCETTPGVKSYAGYVHLPVESLNETHEHNGYPINTFYWFFESRKDPHNAPLAIWLNGGPGGSSLLGALSENGPCFVSNDSKSTYLNPWSWNNEANLLFIDQPNQVGYSYDVLTNVTVNLGADDPERNSPVQPTDFSDGVPEQNNTFLVGTMSSQKVSSTANSTQHAATAIWHFAQTWFEEFPQYKPNDERISLFTESYGGHYGPGFMDYFVRQNSKIDKGEIPAEGAHYLHLSTLGIINGCIDAPDMIESEIIFAYNNTYRVEAISEEEYESSLHEFRKPGGVRDEIEKCREAESKTDPHDHGDVAKTNEICSAAAHRASNISDEVFVRAARGARFDVTHDALDSFPPPYMFGWLNQHEVQKAFGVPVNHSWFSPAVAEAFERTGDLVRGGQLKQIKNVLDYGVNVALFHGDRDFACNWIGGEQYSLNVPWSHQKDFSKAGYTPLVLSEPYTQSGGLVRQYGNFSFTRVYQAGHMVPSYQPEAAYRIFMRAMTHRDIATGTIDLNDYAIERGNQYSTTGPSNTWWMKNDVLPQTPHQCYVLDQASRCTEEEKKCIEDGTAIVKDWILIGRTSDSNGTATDDDIASSLAEQVPFKTDL; encoded by the exons ATGGCATTGGCGACATTGGCGTTGCTCGGCGGCTTGGCCGCTGCCCAGTTTCCGCCGAAGCCCGAAGGCGTCAAAACATTACAATCTAAACATCATCCAGGTGTCAAGCTCTCATACAAAGAGCCAGGACTTTGCGAGACCACACCAGGCGTCAAGTCCTACGCAG GATATGTTCATCTGCCGGTGGAATCATTGAATGAAACTCATGAACACAATGGATACCCCATCAATACTTTCTACTGGTTCTTCGAGTCAAGGAAAGATCCTCACAATGCCCCATTGGCCATCTGGCTGAATGGAGGACCTGGCGGCTCCTCGTTGTTGGGAGCTCTTTCGGAGAACGGCCCTTGCTTCGTCA GCAACGACTCGAAGTCCACTTACCTCAATCCGTGGTCTTGGAACAATGAAGCAAATTTGCTGTTCATAGACCAGCCGAACCAAGTGGGATACTCTTACGATGTGCTCACGAATGTGACAGTCAACCTTGGTGCAGATGACCCAGAAAGAAACAGCCCAGTTCAACCCACAGACTTCTCCGATGGCGTACCAGAGCAGAATAACACATTTCTGGTCGGGACCATGAGCAGCCAAAAGGTCAGCTCCACAGCAAATTCCACGCAGCATGCCGCCACCGCGATTTGGCACTTTGCTCAGACCTGGTTTGAAGAGTTTCCTCAGTACAAGCCCAATGACGAGCGAATCAGCTTGTTCACGGAAAGTTATGGTGGGCACTACGGACCTGGTTTCATGGACTACTTCGTCCGACAGAACAGCAAGATCGACAAAGGCGAGATCCCAGCAGAGGGTGCACATTACCTCCACCTTTCTACACTCGGAATCATCAACGGCTGTATTGATGCTCCGGACATGATAGAGTCCGAGATTATCTTTGCTTACAACAACACCTATCGCGTGGAGGCCATTTCGGAAGAGGAATACGAGAGTAGCCTGCACGAGTTTCGCAAACCAGGAGGAGTTCGGGACGAGATTGAGAAGTGCCGTGAAGCTGAATCCAAAACAGACCCTCATGACCATGGGGACGTGGCCAAGACAAACGAGATCTGCTCCGCCGCTGCCCATCGTGCCTCGAACATTAGTGACGAGGTCTTCGTAAGAGCAGCTCGTGGCGCACGATTTGACGTTACTCACGACGCGCTTGATTCATTCCCGCCGCCATACATGTTTGGCTGGCTCAACCAGCATGAGGTGCAGAAGGCTTTCGGTGTGCCAGTAAACCACTCGTGGTTCTCGCCCGCAGTTGCGGAAGCATTTGAGCGCACCGGGGATCTGGTCAGAGGAGGGCAACTCAAGCAGATCAAGAATGTTCTCGACTACGGCGTCAATGTCGCGCTCTTCCATGGCGACAGAGATTTTGCTTGCAAT TGGATCGGCGGCGAGCAGTACTCGCTGAATGTGCCGTGGTCGCATCAGAAAGACTTCAGCAAGGCTGGATACACCCCACTTGTGCTTTCTGAGCCATACACACAATCTGGTGGACTTGTTCGGCAATATGGGAACTTTTCCTTCACAAGA GTCTATCAAGCCGGCCACATGGTGCCCTCCTATCAGCCAGAAGCTGCATATCGCATCTTCATGCGAGCCATGACGCATCGCGATATCGCAACTGGTACAATCGATCTGAACGACTACGCCATCGAGCGCGGCAACCAATACTCCACCACAGGGCCAAGCAACACGTGGTGGATGAAGAACGACGTGTTACCACAGACGCCTCACCAGTGCTACGTCCTTGACCAAGCTTCACGCTGcactgaagaagagaagaaatgTATCGAGGACGGCACAGCTATCGTCAAGGACTGGATACTTATTGGACGAACAAGCGATTCCAACGGAACGGCGACAGATGACGATATTGCCAGCTCCCTCGCAGAACAGGTGCCCTTTAAGACGGACTTGTGA